In one Nocardioides luteus genomic region, the following are encoded:
- a CDS encoding FtsX-like permease family protein, which produces MSVLVMVSHSLKTLRQSWPPYAGAAVALAGGIGLITLATNMLGALGTVTDGLDQQNRTQIDDLGSLFGIMAGISLFLALFVVSSTFGFVVATRRRELGLLRLLGATPRQVRTLLLGEAVAVAVVGTVAGCLLGTAVTMPVLRVLHLAGVTPVLLGMPSQGAGWAIAASCGVGVALVGAWRAGARAGRTQPVEALRDAVLERRRPTVVQGLVALTAVGALVTTAWFAPGMPLLFALLVGMFLPIVAVIGANAVGGLLYTELAAVAGAAVARRDPAAHLARDLARTSGRMTAAVAAPVVAIMAVAGSMVLAVGATADWSEGADRAALRSELVVEQTDHPERIQDVPGVEVSDVRRTATVGFWDGPTEVEVVDVAGAAATRSLQARQGSLADLHGRAIAVTASYVTDLGGRVGRTYRMRVGGRKVDVRLVAVVPDAPNLWADVIVPDDLPGIGKVARDTGTVFVRTDAGADVVGTARSIRDTGAQVSTAAEWVGTVSAEARATNTVVLWVMLGPAGVYAAIAAVNAVLIGMSQRRRQTATARLLGATPAQVRRTTLWETVFTGAGALLVGGAITGFTGWLVRQAVVRDVPDAPLTVPWQALSGITAACLVVLLAAAVAGAYALRGGEAPD; this is translated from the coding sequence ATGAGTGTCCTCGTGATGGTCTCGCACAGCCTGAAGACCCTGCGCCAGTCGTGGCCGCCGTACGCCGGGGCCGCCGTCGCCCTCGCCGGCGGGATCGGCCTGATCACCCTCGCCACCAACATGTTGGGAGCGCTCGGCACCGTCACCGACGGGCTGGACCAGCAGAACCGCACGCAGATCGACGACCTCGGGTCGCTGTTCGGGATCATGGCCGGAATCTCGCTCTTCCTGGCGCTCTTCGTGGTCTCCTCGACCTTCGGGTTCGTGGTCGCCACCCGGCGCCGCGAGCTCGGCCTGCTCCGGCTGCTCGGCGCGACGCCACGCCAGGTGCGGACGCTGCTGCTCGGTGAGGCGGTCGCGGTCGCGGTGGTGGGCACGGTCGCCGGCTGCCTGCTCGGCACCGCTGTGACGATGCCGGTGCTGCGCGTCCTGCACCTGGCCGGCGTCACCCCCGTCCTGCTCGGCATGCCGAGCCAGGGAGCCGGGTGGGCGATCGCCGCCTCCTGCGGGGTCGGGGTCGCGCTGGTCGGGGCCTGGCGCGCGGGCGCCCGCGCCGGACGTACGCAGCCGGTCGAGGCGCTGCGCGACGCGGTCCTCGAGCGCCGACGGCCCACGGTGGTCCAGGGGCTGGTCGCGCTCACCGCGGTCGGCGCGCTGGTCACCACCGCCTGGTTCGCCCCCGGGATGCCGCTGCTCTTCGCCCTGCTCGTGGGCATGTTCCTCCCGATCGTCGCCGTGATCGGAGCCAACGCCGTGGGTGGCCTGCTCTACACCGAGCTCGCGGCCGTCGCCGGTGCCGCGGTGGCGCGACGGGACCCCGCGGCCCACCTGGCCCGCGACCTCGCCCGCACCAGCGGCCGGATGACCGCCGCGGTGGCGGCGCCGGTGGTGGCCATCATGGCGGTGGCCGGCTCGATGGTGCTCGCCGTCGGCGCGACTGCCGACTGGAGCGAGGGCGCCGACCGGGCCGCGCTCAGGTCGGAGCTGGTCGTCGAACAGACAGATCATCCCGAGCGGATCCAGGACGTGCCCGGGGTGGAGGTGAGCGACGTACGTCGCACCGCGACGGTCGGGTTCTGGGACGGTCCCACCGAGGTCGAGGTCGTCGACGTCGCCGGTGCGGCCGCCACCCGGAGCCTGCAGGCGAGGCAGGGGAGTCTCGCGGACCTGCACGGCCGGGCGATCGCCGTCACCGCCTCCTACGTCACCGACCTCGGTGGCCGGGTCGGCCGGACGTACCGGATGCGCGTCGGCGGCCGCAAGGTCGACGTGCGTCTGGTCGCCGTGGTCCCCGACGCCCCGAACCTGTGGGCCGACGTCATCGTGCCCGACGACCTGCCCGGCATCGGCAAGGTCGCGCGCGACACCGGAACGGTCTTCGTGCGCACCGACGCCGGCGCCGACGTCGTCGGGACGGCACGCTCGATCCGGGACACCGGCGCGCAGGTGAGCACCGCCGCCGAGTGGGTCGGCACCGTCTCCGCCGAGGCCCGCGCCACGAACACGGTCGTGCTGTGGGTGATGCTCGGCCCGGCCGGGGTCTACGCCGCGATCGCGGCCGTCAACGCTGTCCTGATCGGGATGAGCCAGCGCCGCCGCCAGACCGCCACCGCCCGGCTCCTCGGTGCCACCCCGGCACAGGTGCGCCGGACCACGCTCTGGGAGACGGTGTTCACCGGCGCCGGGGCCTTGCTGGTCGGCGGCGCGATCACCGGGTTCACCGGCTGGCTGGTGCGCCAGGCGGTCGTACGCGACGTGCCGGATGCGCCGCTGACGGTGCCCTGGCAGGCCCTGTCCGGGATCACCGCGGCCTGCCTGGTCGTGCTGCTCGCCGCCGCCGTCGCCGGAGCGTACGCACTGCGGGGCGGGGAAGCGCCCGACTGA
- a CDS encoding HIT family protein, producing MDGVLTQDGIGEGDGLERLWTPYRMAYIRGENKPSDPSETKCPFCRVPMLEDAEGLVVHRGETCFVVLNLYPYAPGHMMVCPYRHVAGYVETTDEEAAEMAVLTKQAVRTLAGVSQAEGFNIGMNQGTAGGAGIAAHLHQHIVPRWVGDQNFMPIIGRTKTLPQLLTDTRELLAKAWAENA from the coding sequence ATGGACGGCGTACTCACCCAGGACGGCATCGGCGAGGGCGACGGGCTGGAGCGGCTGTGGACCCCCTACCGGATGGCCTACATCCGTGGGGAGAACAAGCCCAGCGACCCCTCGGAGACGAAGTGCCCGTTCTGCCGGGTGCCGATGCTCGAGGACGCCGAGGGCCTGGTGGTCCACCGCGGCGAGACCTGCTTCGTGGTGCTCAACCTCTACCCGTACGCCCCGGGCCACATGATGGTGTGCCCCTACCGTCACGTCGCCGGCTACGTCGAGACCACCGACGAGGAGGCCGCCGAGATGGCGGTGCTGACCAAGCAGGCCGTACGCACCCTCGCCGGCGTCTCGCAGGCTGAGGGCTTCAACATCGGCATGAACCAGGGCACCGCCGGTGGCGCGGGCATCGCCGCCCACCTGCACCAGCACATCGTGCCCCGCTGGGTCGGCGACCAGAACTTCATGCCGATCATCGGCCGCACCAAGACCCTGCCCCAGCTGCTCACCGACACCCGCGAGCTGCTCGCGAAGGCGTGGGCCGAGAACGCGTAG
- a CDS encoding GntP family permease, whose translation MHWLQTSTPGLLLLCAAAIAVLLFLIIKVKLEPFIALFISGIGLAVAAGLSVEQMVGTALASKESLIETGFGGVLGHIALIIGLGTVLGSLLERSGGADVLASKLIGIFGERGTPIAMGLVGLIFGIPVFFDIGIFVLAPLVYVAAHRGGRSLVLYALPVLAGLSMTHAFLPPHPGPTALGGLLGVDLGWLIIMGLLCGLPAFAAAGILFPIWIAPRVQVSVPEEFLVAETEAEEDPTPVAPVSLALVLAVISVPLILILGATFGTMLLDPGRLLSVLTFLGNPAIALTIAVLLAFWLLGIRRGMKLDEISEFTGASLRPVGMILLVVGAGAFFGSVISATGVGAALAEVLADAGLPVLLLAYVISCGLRIAQGSATVAIVTTGGIVGPTLASGYSQPELAVIAVAIAAGSIILSHVNDGGFWIVSRYFNLSVKQTLATWTVLETVLSVTGFAAAAVAWAIV comes from the coding sequence ATGCACTGGCTCCAGACAAGCACGCCCGGCCTGTTGCTGCTCTGCGCAGCGGCGATCGCCGTGCTCCTCTTCTTGATCATCAAGGTCAAGCTCGAACCCTTCATCGCACTCTTCATCAGCGGCATCGGCCTGGCCGTCGCGGCCGGGCTGTCCGTCGAGCAGATGGTCGGCACCGCCCTCGCGTCGAAGGAGTCGCTCATCGAGACCGGCTTCGGCGGCGTACTGGGCCACATCGCGCTCATCATCGGTCTCGGCACCGTGCTCGGATCGCTCCTGGAGCGGTCCGGCGGAGCCGACGTCCTCGCCTCGAAGCTGATCGGCATCTTCGGTGAGCGCGGCACCCCGATCGCGATGGGCCTGGTCGGCCTGATCTTCGGTATCCCGGTCTTCTTCGACATCGGCATCTTCGTGCTCGCCCCGCTGGTGTACGTCGCCGCCCACCGCGGCGGTCGCTCGCTGGTCCTCTACGCCCTCCCGGTGCTGGCCGGCCTGTCGATGACACACGCCTTCCTGCCGCCCCACCCCGGCCCGACGGCGCTGGGCGGTCTCCTCGGCGTCGACCTCGGCTGGCTGATCATCATGGGCCTGCTGTGCGGCCTGCCCGCGTTCGCGGCGGCCGGGATCCTGTTCCCGATCTGGATCGCCCCGCGCGTCCAGGTCTCGGTGCCCGAGGAGTTCCTGGTCGCGGAGACCGAGGCCGAGGAGGACCCGACACCCGTCGCCCCGGTCTCGCTCGCCCTCGTCCTCGCCGTCATCTCCGTACCGCTGATCCTCATCCTCGGCGCGACCTTCGGCACGATGCTGCTCGACCCGGGCCGGCTGCTCAGCGTGCTCACCTTCCTGGGCAACCCGGCGATCGCGCTCACCATCGCGGTGCTGCTGGCCTTCTGGCTGCTCGGCATCCGGCGCGGCATGAAGCTCGACGAGATCTCCGAGTTCACCGGCGCCTCGCTGCGCCCGGTCGGCATGATCCTGCTCGTCGTCGGCGCCGGTGCCTTCTTCGGCTCCGTCATCTCCGCGACCGGGGTGGGTGCCGCCCTCGCCGAGGTGCTCGCCGACGCCGGTCTGCCGGTCCTGCTGCTGGCCTACGTGATCTCCTGCGGTCTCCGGATCGCCCAGGGCTCCGCGACCGTGGCGATCGTGACCACCGGCGGCATCGTCGGTCCGACGCTCGCCTCGGGCTACTCCCAGCCCGAGCTCGCCGTGATCGCGGTCGCGATCGCCGCCGGCTCGATCATCCTCAGCCACGTCAACGACGGCGGCTTCTGGATCGTCTCGCGCTACTTCAACCTCAGCGTGAAGCAGACGCTGGCGACCTGGACCGTGCTGGAGACAGTGCTCTCGGTCACCGGCTTCGCGGCCGCCGCCGTGGCCTGGGCGATCGTCTGA
- a CDS encoding bifunctional 4-hydroxy-2-oxoglutarate aldolase/2-dehydro-3-deoxy-phosphogluconate aldolase — MSNPVIDTLRTDQALVVVRASRLDDPVALCHALAAGGIRTVELTYTTPGLTDLLADVAARADDDIVIGAGTVLTADQARAALTAGARFLVTPGLPAEAAEIVAEAHAHGAAVVLGALTPTEVLTATALGADAVKIFPARAVGPRYFSDLRGPFPEVALIPSGGVDDDNAAEFLRAGAIAVTAGTSVVKPADVDEARWEQITTNAARFRAALR, encoded by the coding sequence ATGAGCAACCCCGTGATCGACACCCTCCGCACCGACCAGGCGCTGGTCGTCGTACGCGCCTCCCGGCTCGACGATCCCGTCGCGCTCTGCCACGCGCTGGCCGCCGGCGGAATCCGGACCGTCGAGCTGACCTACACGACACCGGGCCTGACCGACCTGCTCGCCGACGTCGCCGCTCGTGCGGACGACGACATCGTCATCGGCGCCGGGACGGTGCTGACCGCCGACCAGGCGCGCGCCGCGCTCACCGCCGGCGCCCGGTTCCTGGTCACGCCCGGCCTCCCGGCCGAGGCCGCGGAGATCGTCGCCGAGGCTCACGCCCACGGGGCGGCCGTCGTGCTCGGCGCGCTCACCCCGACCGAGGTCCTCACCGCGACCGCACTGGGCGCCGACGCGGTCAAGATCTTCCCGGCCCGGGCCGTCGGCCCGCGCTACTTCTCCGACCTGCGGGGCCCGTTCCCCGAGGTCGCCCTGATCCCTTCCGGCGGAGTCGATGACGACAACGCCGCGGAGTTCCTGCGGGCCGGCGCCATCGCCGTGACCGCCGGGACGTCGGTGGTCAAGCCCGCCGACGTCGACGAGGCCCGGTGGGAGCAGATCACCACCAACGCCGCCCGGTTCCGCGCAGCGCTGCGCTGA
- a CDS encoding N-acyl-D-amino-acid deacylase family protein — protein MTDLLIRDATVIDGTGAPAFHAHVSIDAGRITGIHTDGSAPAARRTVDAAGRTLTPGFIDMHAHSDLQILVNPDHTAKVSQGVTLEVVGQDGLSFAPADAAARDHLRRQIAGWNGEPDDFDFDWDTVAGYLDRLDRGIACNAAYLVPQGTLRLMVVGPDDRPATAAEIAEMARLLRVGLEEGAVGMSSGLTYPPSMFADDDELATLCRVVAEAGGYYSPHHRSYGAGALDAYAEMIAVARTSRCALHLTHATMNFEPNRGRAGELIDLIEAGLAEGVDITLDTYPYLPGATTLSAVLPSWSTSGGPDALMARIADPADRARIAHELDHVGTDGCHGCVTDWRTIQISGVRNPELSRHVGRTVAEIAEESGQVATDVFFDLLVRDRMATTILQHVGHEENVQTIMRHRTHCGGSDAILVGERPHPRAWGTFPRYLARYVRDLGVLDLVDCIHHLTGRPAARLRLTDRGLVKEGYAADLVLLDPDTVQDTATFEEPRQQAHGIDWVLVNGTAVIEDGHRTDALPGRALRRTDEGTRPR, from the coding sequence ATGACCGACCTGCTCATCCGGGACGCGACCGTCATCGACGGCACCGGCGCCCCGGCCTTCCACGCCCACGTCAGCATCGACGCGGGCCGGATCACCGGCATCCACACCGACGGCTCGGCGCCGGCCGCGCGCCGCACCGTCGACGCCGCCGGCCGGACGCTGACGCCGGGGTTCATCGACATGCACGCCCACTCCGACCTGCAGATCCTGGTCAACCCGGACCACACCGCCAAGGTGAGCCAGGGCGTCACGCTCGAGGTCGTCGGACAGGACGGTCTCTCCTTCGCTCCCGCCGACGCGGCCGCACGCGACCACCTGCGCCGGCAGATCGCGGGCTGGAACGGCGAGCCGGACGACTTCGACTTCGACTGGGACACCGTGGCCGGCTACCTGGACCGGCTCGACCGCGGGATCGCGTGCAACGCGGCGTACCTGGTGCCGCAGGGGACGCTGCGGCTGATGGTGGTCGGCCCGGACGACCGGCCCGCGACCGCCGCCGAGATCGCCGAGATGGCGCGGCTGCTGCGGGTCGGCCTCGAGGAGGGCGCGGTCGGGATGAGCAGCGGCCTGACCTACCCGCCGAGCATGTTCGCCGACGACGACGAGCTCGCGACCCTGTGCCGGGTCGTCGCCGAGGCGGGCGGCTACTACAGCCCCCACCACCGCTCCTACGGGGCCGGGGCCCTCGACGCGTACGCCGAGATGATCGCCGTCGCCCGCACCTCCAGGTGCGCCCTGCACCTGACCCACGCGACCATGAACTTCGAGCCCAACCGCGGGCGGGCCGGTGAGCTCATCGACCTCATCGAGGCCGGCCTGGCCGAGGGTGTCGACATCACCCTCGACACCTACCCCTACCTCCCCGGCGCCACCACGCTGAGCGCAGTGCTACCCAGCTGGTCGACCTCCGGCGGCCCCGACGCCCTGATGGCCCGGATCGCCGACCCGGCCGACCGGGCCCGGATCGCCCACGAGCTCGACCACGTCGGCACCGACGGCTGCCACGGCTGCGTGACCGACTGGCGCACGATCCAGATCAGCGGCGTACGCAACCCCGAGCTGTCGCGCCACGTCGGCCGCACCGTCGCCGAGATCGCCGAGGAGTCCGGCCAGGTGGCCACCGACGTCTTCTTCGACCTCCTCGTCCGTGACCGGATGGCCACCACGATCCTCCAGCACGTCGGCCACGAGGAGAACGTGCAGACGATCATGCGTCACCGCACCCACTGCGGCGGCAGCGACGCGATCCTCGTCGGCGAGCGCCCGCACCCGCGCGCGTGGGGCACCTTCCCCCGCTACCTGGCCCGCTACGTACGCGACCTCGGCGTGCTCGACCTCGTCGACTGCATCCACCACCTGACCGGCCGCCCGGCGGCGAGGCTGCGGCTCACGGATCGCGGCCTCGTGAAGGAGGGGTACGCCGCCGACCTGGTGCTCCTCGACCCCGACACCGTGCAGGACACCGCCACGTTCGAGGAGCCGCGGCAGCAGGCGCACGGCATCGACTGGGTGCTGGTCAACGGCACCGCCGTCATCGAGGACGGCCACCGCACCGACGCGCTGCCCGGACGCGCGCTGCGCCGCACCGACGAAGGAACCCGACCCCGATGA
- a CDS encoding alanine racemase has translation MDHPAAHIDTTAVAALRDERVDWRHKAIPPALWGRTVAEVLDEAPRLSQLPTPVLSLSRVAMSHNRDVLAAWCAERGIALAPHGKTTMAPQLWAEQLAAGAWAITVANLPQLAVARAFGVSRVIVANAIVSPLALRWIADQLTEDPDLEVLVWADSPRTVALMHDALAAHVAAAGPRRPLGVLVERGATGGRTGTRDEATAVAVAEAIAASPHLELAGATGYEGALAHTTDAAALGVVHAYVDSLVSLHRRISHLLPTDGTPVVSAGGSAYFEQVADALAPLVTGEEARVVLRSGAYITHDDGFYRGISPLGNAPRTSGPGLRSALHGWVRISSQPEPGLALFDAGKRDLPFDEGLPEAQLLRARTTGSPATPLTGVEVTALNDQHGFLRWDPAAEAPVEIGDELRLGLSHPCTAFDKWGLIPVLDDADADDPVVVDLVRTWF, from the coding sequence ATGGATCACCCGGCAGCCCACATCGACACGACCGCCGTCGCGGCACTGCGCGACGAGCGGGTCGACTGGCGCCACAAGGCGATCCCGCCCGCACTCTGGGGACGTACGGTCGCCGAGGTGCTCGACGAGGCGCCCCGGCTCTCGCAGCTGCCCACGCCCGTGCTCTCCCTGTCCCGGGTCGCGATGAGCCACAACCGCGACGTGCTGGCGGCATGGTGCGCCGAGCGCGGCATCGCCCTCGCCCCGCACGGGAAGACCACGATGGCTCCGCAGCTGTGGGCCGAACAGCTCGCCGCCGGGGCGTGGGCGATCACCGTCGCCAACCTCCCCCAGCTCGCCGTCGCCCGCGCCTTCGGTGTCTCCCGGGTGATCGTGGCCAACGCGATCGTCTCCCCGCTCGCCCTGCGCTGGATCGCCGACCAGCTCACCGAGGACCCCGATCTCGAGGTGCTGGTCTGGGCCGACTCGCCGCGGACGGTCGCGCTGATGCACGACGCCCTCGCGGCCCATGTCGCCGCGGCCGGGCCGCGTCGACCGCTCGGCGTCCTCGTCGAGCGCGGCGCCACAGGCGGTCGCACAGGCACCCGGGACGAGGCGACCGCGGTCGCCGTGGCCGAGGCGATCGCCGCCTCTCCCCACCTGGAGCTCGCCGGGGCCACCGGCTACGAGGGCGCCCTCGCGCACACCACGGACGCGGCCGCGCTCGGCGTCGTCCATGCGTACGTCGACAGCCTGGTCTCCCTGCACCGGCGGATCTCCCACCTGCTCCCCACCGACGGCACCCCGGTCGTGAGTGCCGGTGGCAGCGCCTACTTCGAGCAGGTGGCCGACGCGCTCGCCCCGCTCGTGACGGGCGAGGAAGCGCGGGTGGTGCTGCGCAGCGGCGCCTACATCACCCACGACGACGGCTTCTACCGCGGCATCTCGCCGCTGGGGAACGCACCCCGCACCAGCGGCCCCGGCCTGCGCAGCGCCCTGCACGGATGGGTGCGGATCAGCTCCCAGCCGGAGCCGGGGCTCGCGCTGTTCGACGCCGGCAAGCGCGACCTACCGTTCGACGAGGGCCTCCCCGAGGCTCAGCTCCTGCGCGCCCGGACCACCGGCTCCCCTGCGACACCCCTGACCGGCGTCGAGGTGACCGCGCTCAACGACCAGCACGGCTTCCTCCGCTGGGACCCCGCCGCCGAGGCGCCCGTCGAGATCGGCGACGAGCTCCGCCTCGGGCTCTCGCACCCCTGCACCGCCTTCGACAAGTGGGGCCTCATCCCGGTCCTCGACGACGCCGACGCCGACGACCCGGTCGTCGTCGACCTCGTGCGCACCTGGTTCTGA
- a CDS encoding sugar kinase has protein sequence MGSREVRAVCLGEAMVVLRPEGDRPLAEAATLRRSVGGAEANVAGALAALGVPTAWVSRLGRDPFGDVVTDDLAARGVDVLAERDPERPTGLYVKEPAPDGSRMHYYRAGSAAAAMDADLLDGPGVAQALASAEVVHTSGITAGILEEGSALVARLLALREELGFRLSVDLNWRPALWAGRDVAPLVDLLRAADVVLLGADEARAALGVDTPHELRGFLGDRPRLVIKADSHAAGEHDPDGSAAEVPALRVDVVEPVGAGDGFAAGYLAALVDGIGPVGRLRQGHLVAAGVLAATGDHADPPAADVRARLLGCSDDEWAATRVSAAGIDSPALETPAEASR, from the coding sequence GTGGGCAGCAGAGAGGTGCGAGCGGTCTGTCTCGGGGAGGCGATGGTCGTCCTGCGTCCGGAGGGCGACCGGCCGCTGGCCGAGGCGGCGACGTTGCGTCGCTCGGTCGGGGGAGCGGAGGCCAATGTGGCCGGAGCCCTGGCGGCGCTCGGCGTGCCGACCGCCTGGGTGTCCCGGCTCGGCCGGGACCCGTTCGGCGACGTCGTGACCGACGACCTGGCCGCGCGCGGCGTGGACGTCCTGGCCGAGCGCGACCCCGAGCGGCCCACGGGGCTCTACGTGAAGGAGCCCGCCCCTGACGGCAGCCGGATGCACTATTACCGCGCCGGTTCCGCGGCAGCCGCCATGGACGCGGACCTGCTCGACGGGCCCGGGGTCGCGCAGGCGCTGGCGTCGGCCGAGGTCGTGCACACCTCCGGCATCACCGCCGGCATCCTCGAGGAGGGGTCGGCGCTGGTCGCCCGCCTGCTGGCGCTGCGCGAGGAGCTCGGCTTCCGGCTCAGCGTCGACCTCAACTGGCGACCGGCGCTCTGGGCCGGCCGGGACGTCGCCCCCTTGGTGGACCTGCTCCGCGCGGCCGACGTGGTGCTGCTCGGCGCCGACGAGGCGCGCGCGGCCCTCGGCGTGGACACTCCTCACGAGCTGCGCGGCTTCCTCGGCGACCGGCCGCGGCTCGTGATCAAGGCCGACTCGCACGCGGCCGGTGAGCACGACCCGGACGGGAGTGCCGCCGAGGTCCCGGCGCTCCGGGTCGACGTGGTGGAGCCCGTCGGCGCCGGCGACGGCTTCGCGGCGGGCTACCTGGCGGCGCTCGTGGACGGGATCGGGCCGGTCGGCCGGCTGCGCCAGGGCCACCTGGTCGCAGCGGGCGTGCTGGCCGCGACCGGCGACCACGCCGACCCGCCGGCCGCCGACGTACGTGCCCGGCTGCTCGGCTGCTCCGATGACGAGTGGGCGGCGACCCGGGTGAGCGCCGCCGGCATCGACTCCCCGGCGCTCGAGACCCCTGCGGAGGCATCACGATGA
- a CDS encoding IclR family transcriptional regulator: protein MSQSLSRALQILIELGEGERSLDQVAASLGVHKTTAMRLLHTLEADRFVRRDDRQRYHLGSRLFALGTMALAQHAIRDVAQPHLTRLAAETGGQAVHLAAYENGTAIYLAKVESTHSVRMYSRVGLPAALHATAVGKVLVAGLPPGEQDAVIAGIDFRPFTSRTIADAAGYREVLARTREQGWAEDAAEHEDFINCVGAPVRDEAGRVIAAVSVSVPDVILPREGVRALVPQLLAATEAISADWAGRSS from the coding sequence ATGAGCCAGAGCCTGTCCCGCGCGCTCCAGATCCTCATCGAGCTCGGTGAGGGCGAGCGGTCCCTCGACCAGGTGGCCGCCAGCCTCGGCGTCCACAAGACCACCGCGATGCGGCTGCTGCACACGTTGGAGGCGGACCGTTTCGTACGCCGCGACGACCGCCAGCGCTATCACCTCGGCTCGCGGCTGTTCGCGCTCGGCACGATGGCCCTCGCCCAGCACGCGATTCGCGACGTGGCCCAACCGCACCTGACCCGCCTCGCGGCGGAGACGGGCGGCCAGGCCGTCCACCTGGCTGCGTACGAGAACGGCACGGCGATCTATCTCGCCAAGGTCGAGAGCACGCACTCGGTGCGGATGTACTCCCGCGTGGGACTGCCCGCCGCCCTGCATGCCACCGCCGTCGGCAAGGTGCTCGTCGCCGGCCTGCCGCCGGGGGAGCAGGACGCCGTGATCGCGGGCATCGACTTCCGCCCGTTCACGAGCCGCACCATCGCCGACGCCGCGGGCTACCGCGAGGTGCTCGCCCGCACGCGCGAGCAGGGCTGGGCCGAGGACGCCGCCGAGCACGAGGACTTCATCAACTGCGTCGGGGCGCCCGTACGCGACGAGGCCGGGCGGGTCATCGCCGCGGTCTCCGTCTCCGTGCCCGACGTCATCCTGCCCCGCGAGGGGGTGCGTGCCCTGGTGCCGCAGCTCCTCGCGGCCACCGAAGCGATCTCCGCCGACTGGGCCGGCCGGAGCTCATGA
- a CDS encoding RidA family protein, which yields MSDIRISTDQAPAPAHTFSQGVVRGGMIQVSGQGPVDPVTNEYLFPGDVKGQTVRTLQNVEAILAAAGAGFEDVLMLRVYLTTRDDFAAMNEAYGEFIGSRVAEGGILPCRTTVMTGLPREEMLVEIDALAVAR from the coding sequence ATGTCCGACATCCGCATCTCCACCGACCAGGCCCCCGCTCCCGCGCACACGTTCTCCCAGGGCGTCGTCCGCGGCGGGATGATCCAGGTCTCCGGCCAGGGTCCGGTCGACCCCGTCACCAACGAATACCTGTTCCCCGGTGACGTGAAGGGTCAGACCGTGCGCACCCTGCAGAACGTGGAGGCGATCCTGGCTGCCGCCGGTGCGGGGTTCGAGGACGTGCTGATGCTCCGGGTCTACCTCACGACCCGCGACGACTTCGCCGCGATGAACGAGGCCTACGGTGAGTTCATCGGCTCGCGGGTCGCCGAGGGCGGCATCCTCCCGTGCCGTACCACCGTGATGACCGGTCTGCCGCGCGAGGAGATGCTGGTCGAGATCGACGCCCTGGCCGTGGCCCGTTAG